The Candidatus Methylacidiphilales bacterium genome includes the window AGCATCGCTGCAGTCCCGCCGGCAGCTGCAGTAATTGCCGTTCTAGTGAAAAGCCCAAACGTGCCACCTAGCTTGATGCTGTTCACAAAAGCCCCTGCCGCACTTCCTATCGCTCCACCGATAAACCCACTCATAAAATCCCCCCCAGCAATCTCACTCACCGTCCCTTGCAACAAACCATGCGCCACACTCTTCATCACAAACTTCTCAAGTTTCAAATCGAGATTTTTATTAGCCGACTAAATATAATATTCAAGTGTTTCATCTGTAATATTAAAAAAGTTTTTTTGGCCTCGAATCTGCCTAAAATATCGATCTAGGTAATTAAAATTAAATATTGCTGCCATGAAAGATAGCTGTAAGAATTTAATTATGCTCAAAATGCTTCACGGTAGTGAATTTGTATTATAATTATAAACAAGCATAGAAACATAATAAAAAGACCTATAAGTAGTATGGTTAAGAACTTTGAAATGGTAGAGTCGTCAGCTATCTTTAGTTTCTTAAAGTATCTATATGAAAAAATATAAAATAAAAAAAAACAAATTGGTAGAAAGAAGCAGAACAACAAACCAGTGATATCTAATGCCATATTTTATATGGTCATATAAATTAATCTTCTATTTTTATAATTTTTTCAATTAATATAGTATAGATTTAAATATAATGACATAAATTTAAGTTTTAATAATATTTTGATATTCATATACAGTGCTCATTCGCTATAAAGTTTTATTCCTTAGATTTGATCAATAGAAAGTATATCAATTTTATTTTATAACATTATTTTTTAATTAGATACTTTATCAAACTACATAAATTAAAGTAATACTTTTTCTTCATGGTTGCTTTAATTTGATTTATTATCATTTTATTCGTTTACTACTTCCTCTGTTATATTTTTAAATTGCCTAATTATAAAGCCGTATTCAGGATATTTCATATCTGAAATTATCACATTGAATATTAACCAGAAATATATAATTAGCAAGAAAGCTACTATACCTGGGTAGTAAATATAAATTTTCTTAAGTAGTTTATAAAATATAAGATAAACACCTAAAATGCAGCTAAAAATAACTATTATAAATAATAGCACTAAGAGAATTTCTATCATTTTGTAAAAACTTGTTTATTTATTATTAACTTCCTTCTGTCATGTTCGTATCTAACATAATCAATAAAATGTTGGCAATTATTCATAATTGGGTTATAGAAAGGGATTGATAACCATCGCCAAGTCTTTCCTTTGAGAATATCTGAATGGACACCACGAATTATTGACATAACTATTTTAGGATACATGCCAGTTCGAATTAAAAAATTTTGATGATCTAGCTTTTCACCTGAATACAAACCTGCTGGACCATACCCCCAATCTGCAATCACTTTTCCTGTTAGCTTGTCTACGATGAAAATGTGTTCATGTCTTAGTTCTAAGTTCCAATCATCAAGAATTTTATTTGCTTTGTCAGGTAATTTAGTATGAAGTGTATTCCCGTATAAGTTTCTTTTCCCTATCCAAACTTCATATAAAAACCCCATCGCCTCATTAAACAAATACGTAAACGCTGCGGAGATGGCACCGTTGGCGAAGTCGCCACCGCCGAGCATCGCTGCGGTCCCGCCGGCGGCGGCAGTGATCTTTTTAGGCAAAACGGTTGCGCACGTTCAGGCTCGAGCATCGCTGCGGTCCCGCCGGCGGCGGCAGTGATCGCCGTTCTAGTGAAGAGTCCAAGCGGACCGCCGAGCTTGATGCTGTTCACAAGAGCCCCTGCTGCACTTCCCACGGCTCCACCGATAAACCCACTCAAGAAATCGCCCCCCGCAATCTCACTCACCATCCCTTGCAAGAGGCCATGCGCCACGCTCTTCATCACAAACTCCCCTACTTTCAAACCCCCGACTTTCAGCAACCCGCTGAATATGGACTGTCCACCCGCTCCCCCATGTCCTGTTCCAAATGTCGCTGCTGCTGTCACGGCTCCTATTACAGCACCTTTGAAGCCAGAAATCAAGATGTCTTTAATCGCAAGGCCTCTGCCTCATGTATTCAGACAACAAAGAGCCTACCCATCCTCATGCACAAACTTTAGAAACAATCATTTATCTTATCTCAGATAACGCAACCATCCTCCAAGCTAAACACTCTGCCCCAATCCATCCTCTCAAGCTAGTTCACTCGGCATCGTTTCAAAAACAGCGAGCAAGTGACGCAGCCTTATATTCTCGCTTCGTTCAATGATTGAAATTCCCTACTTATTCGCTTCCCAGTTATCTATAACGTCCTCTTTTATACTCTCTCATTCGTTGCAGAATACTTCCGCAGCTTCCTCATTTCTATATCATGTATAAGTAACTATCCAATTGAAATTCTATATTATTCAAAACCGACTCCCAAACAATCGACAATAACGAACGCCTCCTTATGTTCACATCATAACAAGAGCATGAGAACAACTCCCTACTTACCACCACGTTTCTAAATGCCAACCGCGAAAAAAATTATCAAAATGCAATCGTTGACTCACACTAAGCTCCCTTCGCTTATTTTCAAATTCCTCCCAACTCATCGGCCCATGAACCTTTCTCTTCTCGACTTCAATAATCCAGTAGTCGTATATTTTCGGCTTCTCCCCTTGTTCGTTCGCTACAGAGGATCGTTTCTTTTTCAAATCCTCTCGCTTTGCAATAATATGTGACCTGTTGTAGTCAAAGAAATATACCTTTGTTGGAACTACTTCCTGTAGAATTCCTTTCTCTTTTTCTAATACAATCACCTCGTCGCTTGAATTCGATGACGTAAAATAATAATCACTAACAAGATGGTATTTACAGTCCTGAACTGCTCCGGTAGCGTTTCCCATCAAACACAGAAGTGCTAAAAACACACTCTCCTTGATTGCTTTAGGAAAACATACCACCAAGACTACCCCAAGAAAAAAGATGAATAATACAATAGGGTTTTTTAATATAAGCTTCATGGTCGTTTAGGTAGAACACCTGGAAGATTATCAAGAGGCATATTTTCATACAAATGAATATAATAGGGAGTGCCTTTGCCTGGCTTAGCAAACCACGTTGCTATATTTCTTATTGGGTGCTCATACCACGGATGTTTGTAATCAAAATTATACTTATCATATCCATAGTAAATTATTCTTTGATCATTAACAAATAACGTAAAAGTGCCATATACGTTTCCGTCGTGATACTTTTTCTCATCAAGCCCAAACGGAAAGGAAACCCTCAATCTATTATGGTCAATCCATTCGTAAGTTGCTCCGTCGAATTTTATTCTAGTAAGTTTAGCCCATACAGGATATCCTTTACCATGAAGATAATGAGTATCTGCTGTCTTTTTATCTAACCTGTCATATAGTTGTCTTATCGCCCCTAACGCCTCATTAAACAAATACGTAAATGCAGCGGAGATGGCCCCGTTGGCGAAGTTGCCGTCGCCGAGCATCGCTGCAGTCCCGCCGGCAGCTG containing:
- a CDS encoding DUF3997 domain-containing protein — protein: MKLILKNPIVLFIFFLGVVLVVCFPKAIKESVFLALLCLMGNATGAVQDCKYHLVSDYYFTSSNSSDEVIVLEKEKGILQEVVPTKVYFFDYNRSHIIAKREDLKKKRSSVANEQGEKPKIYDYWIIEVEKRKVHGPMSWEEFENKRRELSVSQRLHFDNFFRGWHLETWW